The nucleotide sequence AAAACTGGTGAACAGCCGCTTGCCCACGAACACATCAATTTTCTTGGCTTTCGGATCTTTAGTGATGCGCACCGCCTCCTTTTGCTGCGCCTGCACCCCCGACCAGCAAGTTACCGTCAAGAGCAAGCAAAGAACTTTCCTCATAGTGCGTGTCTGAAACAGATTAAGAAGTAAACGCTTTGCCCCCGACCATCACTTCCTGCGTTTTCTCATCAAACGTAGCCTTCAGGCCGGTATGCGCGGCGGCCGTGGTCATGATGTTGGCAATGGAGTGGTAGTAGCCGGCTTCCACCGGCGCGTTGGGCTGCTTGCGGCTACGGATGCATTCCATCCAGTTGCGCACGTGGTTGGACGTAAGCATATCACCGCCCGTATTGGCTGATGCCGCCACGGCCGTAACTTCCGACAAGCTGAACTCGGTCAGCAAGTTGGCCTGCATCTGCATTTCGTCGGCGTGTCGTTTGGTTAGGCCGCCCCTGGGTATCACCTTGTTGGTGTTCAGGTTCAGCTCGCCGCCGTTGGAATAGTAGATTTCGGTGGGGCGCTCGTCGCCGTTGTGCATGCGGGAGCCAAACGTCACCTGGAAGCCACTAGACGGGTCGTTGGTAGGGCCGTAGTCGAACACGGCCGTGATGGTGTCCCAGTTGCGGCGGCCGTCTTTCCACATATAAATGCCGCCATTGGCTACCACGCTGCGCGGGTGTTGCAGGCCCGTAAACCAGTGCACCGTATCAATTTGGTGGCTCATCCACTGGCCTGGCAAACCCGAGGAGTAGGGCCAGAACAGGCGGTACTCCAAATACTTGCGCGGGTCGAAGGGTTCGGAGGGGCGGTTCATCAAAAACCGTTTCCAGTCGGTGTCGGATTCCTTGAGCTGGCTGAGCAGCGCGGGGCGGCGCCACCGGCCCGGCTGGTTCACGTTCCAGGTGAGCTCCACCATCGTAATCGGGCCGAACTTACCGGACTTGATGAAGGCATCAGCGGCGTGATAGTTGGAGCCGCTACGGCGCTGCGAGCCAATCTGTACGATTTGCTTGGACGCCTTCACAGCTTTCAGGGCCGCCCGGTTGTCTTCCATGGTTTCGGCAAAGGGCTTTTCCACGTAAGCGTCGCAGCCGGCCTTCACGGCCTCAATGGCGTGCAGTGCGTGCTGAAAGTCGGCGGTGCCCACAAACACGGCATCCACGCCTTTCTTGGCGTACATCTCCTCGTTGTTGCGATAGGCCACCACGTCGTGCCCCATCTTCTCCTTCCACATGGCGGCACCTTCGTCCCGGCGCTGTTTCCAGATGTCAGACACGGCCACCACGTCGAAGTTCAGTTCTTTGTAGTGGTTCATAAAACAGGGCATGTGCGAATTGCGGTGGCGGTCAGAGAAGCCAACCACGCCAACCCGCACCCGGTCGTTGGCCCCGATGATGCGTTTGTAGCTGCTAGCCGACCAGGAAACCTGCGAAAACATCACCCCAGCGCTGGCCAGGGCAGTGGTTTTAAGAAAATCGCGACGTTGATATGACATAAAAAACGGGAAGTTGAGGGTGGTGGAGAAGGCGAGTAATTACTTCAACTCTTTGATTTTGATGCTCCGAAACGAGACGTTGTCGCCGTGGTCTTGCAGCAGGATGTGGCCGGCCGGTGCCTCGCCGAAGTTCGGCCATACCTTGTACTTGCTGATGGCCACCAAATCTTTGAACTCCTTGGAGCCGCGCGTGTATTCCAGCACTTTGGAGCCGTTCAGGTAGTGCTCCACCCGGTTGTCGGGGTGGACTACCACGCGGCCCACGTTCCACTCGCCAATCTTGTGAATGAAGCGCGGGTTCTTGTCGGCTTTCTTGAGGTCGTAAAGTGAGGACAGCGTGCGGTTGCCGTCGCGCCCGAGCTTGGCATCGGGGTGCAGCTCGTCGTCGAGCACTTGATATTCCAGACCAATGGCTGAGCCTTGGCTTTTCTCGGCTAGCGTCACGAAGTATTTCACGCCGCTGTTAGCGCCCGGCGTCAGCTTGAACTCGAACGACAAGTCAAACGCCTTATACTGGGCATTGGTAACGATGTCGCCGCCGTTGGTTGATTCTTTGCCTTCGGCGGGCAGCACGCTCATGGTGCCATCGTTCACCTGCCAGCCTTTGGCGGGGAAGGCGGTGCCTTTGGCGCTGCGCCACCCCGCCGAGGATTTACCGTCAAACAACAGCTTCCAGCCGTGCTCTTTCTCGTAGGGCGTCAGCATGTTGGGCATGAAGTTCACCACGTAAATGTCGGTGGGGAAGGCGCTGGGCTTGAGGTTGGTGGTATTAATCTTGATGTTCTTGAAATACACCTTTTTGCCTTCCTGCTCTTTGGTGGTGATGCCGTGCACTTGCAAGCCAATAAAGCCATTAGCATCCACAGGGTCCACCACGTAGGCCACGGGCGTGCCGTTCAGCCAGGTTTTCATTTCGTTGCCGATGCACTCAATTTTCACGTGGTTGTACTGCCCCACCTTGAAAAGCGGCTTGGCCTTGGGGTTCAAATCCAGCGGGTACAGCCACTGCCGGCGCGCCTCGTCGTACACGCCCCCCGACCAACTCCGCTCGGAGGGGTCGATTTCCACTTGCCGGCCGTACACCTTGTTCTCGAAACCGGGCGTGTTGAAGTGGCTGCGCGTCTGCACGCCCGAGTTGCTGACGTTGCTTTCCAGCATGATATCCAGCTCTAGCTGGAAGTCGCCGTATTCCTTCTCGGTGACCAGAAACGTGTTGCCAGAGTTCATGACCGTCGTCCCGACGATGGCGCCGTTTTCCACTTTGTAGTCGGCGGTGCCGGCCAGGCGTTTCCAGCCGGTCAGGGTTTTGCCATCAAACAAATTCTGCCACGTATCGGCTGCCTTGGTGGGGGTGAGAACCGGGGCCGGGCCGGGCGCAACGAATGACAAGGCCGTCCAGGCGGCTCCGAGGGTTACAGCTGTGACTTTTTCTAACATGGTGACTTTTGGAAGGTGAAATCTAAACGAGAGGCGCTGCCAGCGGCAGCGCCTCTATACTAGTAGCCAGGGTTTTGTGGAAAGGCCGCCACCCCACCCGCCGTGCGGTCAATCTGGTCCTGTGGAATAGGACGCAACTCGTGCTTGCCCGCTCTGATGTTGGCGGCGGCGTCGGGGTTGTAGAGTTTTACTCGCTCCACCAATAAGCCCCAGCGCTTCAAGTCAAACCAACGGAACATCTCGCCCTGTAGCTCCCGCTCCCGCTCTTCCATGATGAACTCCATGGTCAACTGATTGGCGGTGATTTGCATGGCGGTTTCTTTGCCGGGGAAAGCAGCCCGCCGACGTACGGCGTTGATGAACGGTAGCGCGTCAGCAGCTTTGCCGCTTTTCAGCAAGGCCTCCGCGGCAATCAGATGGGTTTCCGCCAGGCGGAACATCAGGAAGTCGCGGCTGCCAGGCTGGTACTGCAAATCGGGGCGGAGCGGGTCCAGAAACTTGGTTAGGGTGGGGAACAGGTTAGGACGATACAAGCTGGGAACCATCACTTGATAAGGCTTTTTGGCCCGTTGTGCCAGCGGCATTTCGTAGCCAGGCAGATAGATAGCCGTGTCGCCCAATTTAAAGGTTACGGATGGTTTCGACGTGTCGAAGAGGTTGGTGAACGTGCCGGGGTTGTTGCAATAATACACCGTCCGGTAGCTTTTCTGGTAACGCGAGTCGTTGACCCGGTCCTTGAAGACCGTTTCCAGCATGTAGGTCGTGGGCCGGAAGCGGCGGAAGGGCCGGCCGATTGTCACGTCGCGCTTCATCCCGGCCTGGACGTCGTATTCCATCACGTAGTACAGGTGGGTCTCGTTGCCCACGCCGTTGGTGGTAGGGTCGGAGGTGTACTGCGTGGCGAAAATTACTTCCTCGTTGATTTCCCCGGCGCCCTGCTGGAATACGCTCGCGTAGTCGGGCAGCAGCCGGTACGAGTAGTTTTTGATGACGTTTTGGGCGTACGTAGCCGCCTTCGTGTAGTCGTCGGAAGCGGCGGCTACCGAGGTAGCCTTGGTTAGGTACACCCGGGCCAGCAGGTGCTCACAGGCACCTTTCGTTACCCGACCATACTCCGGCGTGGTGGCCGTCAGATCGGGCAGCGCCGATTCCAGGTCCTGTACAATGGCCGCGTACACGTCTTTGGCAGGCGTTCGGGTGGCTTCTTTGTTAGCGGTTATGCTCTGGTTCAAGACCAACGGAACATCACCGTATTGCTGCACCAACACAAAGTAGTGGTGCGCCCGGAGCACTTTCACTTCCGCTACCCGCCGCTTCTTTACGGCTTCATCCAGGCCCGTCACGTTCGGCGCCTGGTCGATAACGGCGTTGGCTGTATTGATGCCCACGTAAAAGGCATTCCACACATCGATAATGGGCTGCGTGCGGCTATCCAGCTGGGTGGTATACTGGTTCATGTACTTGTAGGTGCCATCCGAGCCGAACGTGTAGGTGTCGGTGCCAAATACGGTCAAGTTCATGCCGTTTTCCCGGCCGTAAAAGTCGCGCAACGACGAGTATACGGCGCGCACGCCGGCTTCAAAACCAGCCGGCGTAGTGATGTAGTCGGCGCCGACTTGGGATACCACTTCCTCTTCCAATAAGTCTTTGCAACCTGTGGAGGCTAGTGAGAGCAGAACGGCTGCTACAATAGATTTGCTGTATGCGAAGGTCTTCATGTCGTTCTAATTGAGAGTGCGGGCCTGAGAACCTTAGAATTTAGCGTTGAGGCCGAACGTGATTTGCCGAACCGAAGGAATCTGGTTGTTATTGACCACATCCGACGTTTCGGGGTCGATGCCTTTGTACTTCGAGCGGAATTCGGCAAAGATGAACGGCTGCTGAATGCTGGTGTACAGGCGCAAACCGCTGAGCTTCAAACGCTGCACAATGGCGGGGCCAACATTGTAGCCGAAGTTGATGTTGCGCACCTTCACAAACGAGCCGTCGAAATATTGCAGCGTAGTGTTGTAGATCGGGAACTCCTGGTCTTTGTTGGGGCGCGGGAAATCGTTGGTGGGGTTGTTCGGCGTCCAGTAGTTGATGTCCAGGTTGTTGTAGCGGCCCGCCAGGTAGTTGGTGGTGTTGTGGAAGTCGCTGCGGATCATGTTGCCGATGCGGGCGTAGATGAAGAACGACAAGTCGAATCCCTTGAACTCGAAGCGGTTGGTAACGCCGCCTGCCCACTTCGGTATGGTAGAGCCCAGAATAACCCGGTCGTTGACGGCGTCGATTTTGCCGTCGCCGTTCTGGTCTTTCACCTTGATCTGCCCAATGCGCTGGCCAAACGCAGCCGCTTCCGACTCCTCGCCCAGCTGCCAAATCCCAACCTTCTCGTAGTCGTAATACACCTGCAGCGGCTGGCCAATAAAGCGCTGGTTACCGATGTCGTTGCTTTTGCCATTGAACAGCTCGATGATGGCCTCGCGGTTGCGCGTAAACTGCAAATCCGTCGACCACCGGAAGCCGTTAGCTGTGTTCATATTGACCGTGGTGAGCGTCACCTCAACGCCACGGTTGCGGGTGTGGCCTACGTTTTGAAGCACCCGATCAAAGCCGTTGGAAATCGGCAGTTGGTTGTACAGCAACAAGTTGCGCGTATCAGCCTGGTACGCTTCTACCGAACCAGAAAGGCGGCCGTTCCACAAGATGAAGTCGATGCCAATGTTGCCGGTACTCGTGGTTTCCCACTTCAGGTCGTTGTTGGCAATGGTACCCACCCGGTAGCCGTAGCCCGGCGACGTGCCAAACGCGTAACTGGTGCGGGTCAGCAAGCTCTGGGTTTGGTAAGGCGAGATGCCCGTGTTGCCGATAGAGCCGTAGCTGGCGCGCAGTTTCAGCTGATCCAGGAAGGAAATATTGTCCAGAAATGCCTCGTCGCTCATGTTCCAGCCCACGGCCACGGAGGGGAAGAAACCGTATTTGTTGTTGGAGCCGAAGCGCGAAGAACCGTCGTAGCGGCCCGTCAAGGTCAGCAGATACTTCTCTTTGAAGTCGTAGTTCACCCGGCCCATAAACGACTGCAACGTCCAGGTCTGCAAGTCGGTGCCAGGCGCGTTGAACGAGCCAGCCTGCCCGAGGTTGTAGAACTCCTGTGACTCCGCCGACACGGCATTTACATCAATAAAGCTGGTTTCGTAGTTATCGCGCTGAACGGAATGCAGGGCCGTGATGCCTAGGTTGTGCACCGTGTTGAAGATCTTGTTGTACGTCAAGATGTTCTCGATGGTGTAGTTGAAGCGCTGGCCGTTCTCGACGCGGGCCGTGGGGGCGCCATTGCGCCGCGCGTTGGTAAGAGCACCGGTGAAACGACCAAAGCGCTGGTTGGTGAAGTCAGGACCGAAATTGACGCGGTACTTCAGCCCATCCACGATTTTCCACTCGCCGTACACGCTGTTGAAAATGCGGACCGTTTTGGTTTCCGCAATGTTGGCACCCTTCACCACCTCCGACGCCGGATTGGAGCGCAAGCCATCAGGAGTAGGCAGGAAGATGATGTTGCCTTGGTCGTCGAAGGGCCGGCCGAGCGGGTTTTCCGATAGCGCCCCGCCGAAGGGGTGGAAGCCCCGAATCACGTAGTTGGGGTTCGGGAAGCCATCAAACGCCGGGTTGTTGATCGGGCTGTCGGCGCCGTTGTTGAGGCTGTACACCCCGAACGTGGAAGTGCCTATTTTAATCCGGTCGTTGATTTGGTGGTCGAGGTTGACGCGGAACGTGTAGCGGGTGAAGTCAGTGCGTTTCAGGATGCCTTTCTCTTGAAAGAAGTTGCCGGAAACGGAAAACTGCGTTTTCTCGCTGCCGCCCTGCACGCCCACCTGGTGACTCTGGATAGAGCCGGTGCGCAACAGCAGTTTCTGATAGTCGGTGCTGCGGCCTTGGGCAATGCCCTCTAGCTCCACGGCGGTGAAGGTTTTTTGGTCGGAAACAGTTGGGTCGTTGTCGAGGTAGATGCCGGCTGTGCGGTACGCTTCCCGCTTGTATTCCGCAAATTCGGGGCCGTTCATTACGTCCACTTGGCCTAGCGCTTTCGAGAAACCCGCGTAAGCATCGTAGCTCACCACGGTTTTACCAGCTTTGCCGCGCTTGGTCGTTACCAGTACCACGCCATTGGCCCCGCGCGAGCCGTAGATGCCGGTAGCCGAAGCGTCTTTGAGTACTTCCAGCGAGGCAATATCCTGCGGGTTGATGTCGTCGATGCCGCCCGCCACAGGTATCCCGTCCACCACATACAGTGGGTCGTTGGACGCGTTGATGGAACGGCGGCCCCGGATACGGACCGTCACGCCACCGCCCGGCTCGCTGCCCGACTGGATAACATCGACACCCGCGGCACGGCCCTGCAAAGCTTGGCGGGCGTTGGTTACGGGTAATTCCGCTATTTCCTTGGAAGTAACCGAGGAGATGGCGCCGGTGGTCTGGCTTTTCTTTTGGGTGCCATAGCCTACTACTACCACATCGGCCAAGGCCTGCGAATCTTCTTTCAGCGTGACGTTGATTTGCTTGCGGCCGTCGATGTTGACGGTTTGGGCAACCAAGCCCACCGAAGAAATAACAAGTGCGGTGCCACTAGCCGGTGCTTGCAACGTGAATTTGCCGTCTGGGTCGGTGCTGGCACCCACCGTAGTGCCCTTCACCTGTACCGTCACGCCGGGTAGGCCGGCTCCTTTTTCATCAACTACGCGGCCGCTTATTTCGGTGGTGCCTTGCTGAGCCCACGCCCCGGAGGCGAAGCAAAGCAGGAGCAACAGCAACAAGAGCGGCATCTTGCGGGTGGGGGGAGAGTAGCGTGCAGTCATACAGTGACGGGAGTGTGGAAGGGTGAGGAAAAATTGAAACAGGTCTGCAATGGTCAAGTCGTACTTCCAGCCAGTGCTTGCTATCTGGCGCCTACGGCCCTAATGCACGTCGCTAAGCTAGAAGCAAACAGCATCAGATAGTTAAGCAAATAGGGTGTTTAGTTACGCAAACGTTTTCGGAAAACGCAATCGATAGCACAAGCGTACTTGGATATTTACTTCAAATGAGGTAAGCAGCAAAAAGAGTAGGCGGCAAGCAGACTCCGGCCGAAAGCGCCGAGAGCAAAGCAGTAGCGGACAGCGCGTACTGCGAGGGAGCAAAGCGAAATAATTGCTATTGGGACTCATATTAAAGATACCCTTTTCGGTAACTCTCCTGTACTCTCCCGAATGGTAGTTTCCCCTCGACCTGAGTAGAAGCACGGAAATAGTCGAGTGGAAGTGCTACTTAGACTTGCAATAGTGAAATGAGTGGTAGTACCTAGCAGTGACAAGCACCGGTATCTACAGGATACACACCGCCGGTTAACTGGCGAACTTTAGTATGATTACCCACAGGCTTGTATTTATAGCAAAGCCCTGATCCAACGGCTACGCGTGCATCTGACTAGTTACTTTAAATCATGAATTGCGGTGTTGTTCTTGCCTTTGTGCTGTGGCTGTTTCCGGGTGGCAACGCGCCGCTTCGGCCGTTTCAACTCCAGGGTTATGCGCAAGGAACCACCTATACCATCACATACTACGCCCCAGATAGCGTGGTGGCAACTGCGGAAGTCCGTCAGCAGCTCGCCGAAATAGATGCTTCGCTCTCGCTGTATCAGCCCAACTCGTTGATCAATCAATTCAATCAGTCGCGGAGGGGAGTGGTGGCCGACCGCCACTTGCGGGTGGTAGTGGGCAAGGCGCTGGAAGTTTATCAGCAAACGGACGGGCTGTTTGATGCAACCGTGCAACCACTGGTGCAGGCCTGGGGCTTTGGTACCCGCCCCACCGAAACGGCCCCTTCGCCCGCCGCCATCCAAGCCATTCTGCCGGCCATCGGCTCCGACAAACTTCAGTGGCGTGGCGATTCTCTGGTGAAGCGTGTGGCGGCGGTGCACCTAGATTTGAACGGTATTGCGCAGGGCTACACCGTGGATGAGTTGGCGGCCCTATTGGAGCGCAAGCACATTCGGAACTACTTGGTGGAGTTGGGCGGCGAAATCCGAGTGCGGGGGCGCAAGTGGCCGAGTGGGCAGCGGCTGCGCATTGGCATTGAGCGGCCTGATACCAGCAGCTGGCAACTGACAGCAATGCAGCAAATCATAGAACTTGACGCCGGCGGTGTTACCACTTCCGGCAACTATCGTAAATTCAAACGAGAAGGAGCAGTGCGAAACGCGCACCTCATCGACCCAAAAAGCGGCTACCCCTTCCAAAATGAAATGATCAGCGTGACGGTAGTGGCCCCAGACGCCATGACTGCCGACGCCTACGACAATGCCCTGATGGGAATGGGCGTGGTAAAAGCGCTAACTTTTTTGCAAAAGCACCGCCGCCTTCACGCCTACCTTATCTACCGGCGCCCCAACGGTACCGTTGCCGACACAACCTCTCCGAAATTCCCCCAGCTACTTTCTCCTCATGATCCACCTTCCCAGACGCGACTTTCTCAAGAAAACTAGCCTGCTCACGGGCGGCCTACTGGTTGGCACCCAGCTAGGAGAAGCTTTTGCCGCACCACCCGCCGCTGGTAAACTGAAAATTGGTGTTATCGGGTGCGGTGACCGGGGCACCGGGCTGCTCAAGATTTTGCAAGAACTACCCGACCAGTACGAGGTAGTGGCCCTGTGCGACGAGCTGCCGTTTCGCTTGCGCGATGCCCAGAAAATCGGTTCGGCCAGTAAGGCCAAAACCTACGCCGACTACCACGCCCTGCTCGATTCGCGCAACGTGGATGCCGTCATTATCTCGGTGCCGCTGAACCTGCACTTCGCGGTAGCTAAAGCTGCCTTGCTGGCCGGCAAGCAAGTGTACCTCGAGAAAACGATGACCCACAACATCGAGCAGGCCACGGAACTGGTGACGCTAGCGCAGCAGCGTCCCAACCAGATTCTGCAAGTCGGGCACCAGTACCGCTACTCACCGCTGTACTACCGCGTTAAGGAGATGATAGACCAGGGGTACCTGGGAAAAGTAACGCAGATCGACTGCCGCTGGGACCGGAACGGCAGTTGGCGCCGCCCCGTGCCAGACCCGAGCTTGGAGCGCAAAATCAACTGGCGCATGTACCGGGAGTACTCGGGGGGGCTAGCCGCCGAGCTACTTTCTCACCAGCTCGATTTCATCCACTGGGCCTTTAACACCTACCCCGATGAGATATTCGGGACCGGCGGCATCGACTATTACAAGGACGGCCGGGAAACATACGACAACGTGCAGGTGATGGTGCGGTACGCTCGTGAGGGCATGGTCGGCAACTTCGGGGCCACCTGCGGCAATGCCCGCGACGGGTATCTATTCAAACTAAAAGGCACCAAAGGCACTATCTCGCTGCTCATCGACCAAGGCATTTATTACCCCGAGAAGGAAACGCTGAAGCAGTATGGCACCGTGGATGGCGTGACGGGAGCCACCAAAATTACGTGGGACAAGAACGGCGGTATTCCCATCACCACCGAGCCCCTGAAAGATGGGTCTTGGTATGCGTTGCGGGACTTCTACAAGGCCGTAAGCGACAAAAAAATGCCCGATTCCAACGTATTTACGGGGGCGCGCGTGGCCTGCGCGGTATACATGGCCAACCAGGCTATTTATAATCATACCATTGAGAAGTGGCGGCCCGAGTTCAACTTCAGCTAGGCAAGCCAACAGACTACCAGCCGAGTAGCTCTGATTTGTTGTGCGCGTTGTTTCTGTAGCGGCATTG is from Hymenobacter tibetensis and encodes:
- a CDS encoding 3-keto-disaccharide hydrolase — protein: MLEKVTAVTLGAAWTALSFVAPGPAPVLTPTKAADTWQNLFDGKTLTGWKRLAGTADYKVENGAIVGTTVMNSGNTFLVTEKEYGDFQLELDIMLESNVSNSGVQTRSHFNTPGFENKVYGRQVEIDPSERSWSGGVYDEARRQWLYPLDLNPKAKPLFKVGQYNHVKIECIGNEMKTWLNGTPVAYVVDPVDANGFIGLQVHGITTKEQEGKKVYFKNIKINTTNLKPSAFPTDIYVVNFMPNMLTPYEKEHGWKLLFDGKSSAGWRSAKGTAFPAKGWQVNDGTMSVLPAEGKESTNGGDIVTNAQYKAFDLSFEFKLTPGANSGVKYFVTLAEKSQGSAIGLEYQVLDDELHPDAKLGRDGNRTLSSLYDLKKADKNPRFIHKIGEWNVGRVVVHPDNRVEHYLNGSKVLEYTRGSKEFKDLVAISKYKVWPNFGEAPAGHILLQDHGDNVSFRSIKIKELK
- a CDS encoding FAD:protein FMN transferase codes for the protein MNCGVVLAFVLWLFPGGNAPLRPFQLQGYAQGTTYTITYYAPDSVVATAEVRQQLAEIDASLSLYQPNSLINQFNQSRRGVVADRHLRVVVGKALEVYQQTDGLFDATVQPLVQAWGFGTRPTETAPSPAAIQAILPAIGSDKLQWRGDSLVKRVAAVHLDLNGIAQGYTVDELAALLERKHIRNYLVELGGEIRVRGRKWPSGQRLRIGIERPDTSSWQLTAMQQIIELDAGGVTTSGNYRKFKREGAVRNAHLIDPKSGYPFQNEMISVTVVAPDAMTADAYDNALMGMGVVKALTFLQKHRRLHAYLIYRRPNGTVADTTSPKFPQLLSPHDPPSQTRLSQEN
- a CDS encoding Gfo/Idh/MocA family protein — protein: MSYQRRDFLKTTALASAGVMFSQVSWSASSYKRIIGANDRVRVGVVGFSDRHRNSHMPCFMNHYKELNFDVVAVSDIWKQRRDEGAAMWKEKMGHDVVAYRNNEEMYAKKGVDAVFVGTADFQHALHAIEAVKAGCDAYVEKPFAETMEDNRAALKAVKASKQIVQIGSQRRSGSNYHAADAFIKSGKFGPITMVELTWNVNQPGRWRRPALLSQLKESDTDWKRFLMNRPSEPFDPRKYLEYRLFWPYSSGLPGQWMSHQIDTVHWFTGLQHPRSVVANGGIYMWKDGRRNWDTITAVFDYGPTNDPSSGFQVTFGSRMHNGDERPTEIYYSNGGELNLNTNKVIPRGGLTKRHADEMQMQANLLTEFSLSEVTAVAASANTGGDMLTSNHVRNWMECIRSRKQPNAPVEAGYYHSIANIMTTAAAHTGLKATFDEKTQEVMVGGKAFTS
- a CDS encoding Gfo/Idh/MocA family protein yields the protein MIHLPRRDFLKKTSLLTGGLLVGTQLGEAFAAPPAAGKLKIGVIGCGDRGTGLLKILQELPDQYEVVALCDELPFRLRDAQKIGSASKAKTYADYHALLDSRNVDAVIISVPLNLHFAVAKAALLAGKQVYLEKTMTHNIEQATELVTLAQQRPNQILQVGHQYRYSPLYYRVKEMIDQGYLGKVTQIDCRWDRNGSWRRPVPDPSLERKINWRMYREYSGGLAAELLSHQLDFIHWAFNTYPDEIFGTGGIDYYKDGRETYDNVQVMVRYAREGMVGNFGATCGNARDGYLFKLKGTKGTISLLIDQGIYYPEKETLKQYGTVDGVTGATKITWDKNGGIPITTEPLKDGSWYALRDFYKAVSDKKMPDSNVFTGARVACAVYMANQAIYNHTIEKWRPEFNFS
- a CDS encoding SusC/RagA family TonB-linked outer membrane protein gives rise to the protein MTARYSPPTRKMPLLLLLLLLCFASGAWAQQGTTEISGRVVDEKGAGLPGVTVQVKGTTVGASTDPDGKFTLQAPASGTALVISSVGLVAQTVNIDGRKQINVTLKEDSQALADVVVVGYGTQKKSQTTGAISSVTSKEIAELPVTNARQALQGRAAGVDVIQSGSEPGGGVTVRIRGRRSINASNDPLYVVDGIPVAGGIDDINPQDIASLEVLKDASATGIYGSRGANGVVLVTTKRGKAGKTVVSYDAYAGFSKALGQVDVMNGPEFAEYKREAYRTAGIYLDNDPTVSDQKTFTAVELEGIAQGRSTDYQKLLLRTGSIQSHQVGVQGGSEKTQFSVSGNFFQEKGILKRTDFTRYTFRVNLDHQINDRIKIGTSTFGVYSLNNGADSPINNPAFDGFPNPNYVIRGFHPFGGALSENPLGRPFDDQGNIIFLPTPDGLRSNPASEVVKGANIAETKTVRIFNSVYGEWKIVDGLKYRVNFGPDFTNQRFGRFTGALTNARRNGAPTARVENGQRFNYTIENILTYNKIFNTVHNLGITALHSVQRDNYETSFIDVNAVSAESQEFYNLGQAGSFNAPGTDLQTWTLQSFMGRVNYDFKEKYLLTLTGRYDGSSRFGSNNKYGFFPSVAVGWNMSDEAFLDNISFLDQLKLRASYGSIGNTGISPYQTQSLLTRTSYAFGTSPGYGYRVGTIANNDLKWETTSTGNIGIDFILWNGRLSGSVEAYQADTRNLLLYNQLPISNGFDRVLQNVGHTRNRGVEVTLTTVNMNTANGFRWSTDLQFTRNREAIIELFNGKSNDIGNQRFIGQPLQVYYDYEKVGIWQLGEESEAAAFGQRIGQIKVKDQNGDGKIDAVNDRVILGSTIPKWAGGVTNRFEFKGFDLSFFIYARIGNMIRSDFHNTTNYLAGRYNNLDINYWTPNNPTNDFPRPNKDQEFPIYNTTLQYFDGSFVKVRNINFGYNVGPAIVQRLKLSGLRLYTSIQQPFIFAEFRSKYKGIDPETSDVVNNNQIPSVRQITFGLNAKF
- a CDS encoding RagB/SusD family nutrient uptake outer membrane protein, producing MKTFAYSKSIVAAVLLSLASTGCKDLLEEEVVSQVGADYITTPAGFEAGVRAVYSSLRDFYGRENGMNLTVFGTDTYTFGSDGTYKYMNQYTTQLDSRTQPIIDVWNAFYVGINTANAVIDQAPNVTGLDEAVKKRRVAEVKVLRAHHYFVLVQQYGDVPLVLNQSITANKEATRTPAKDVYAAIVQDLESALPDLTATTPEYGRVTKGACEHLLARVYLTKATSVAAASDDYTKAATYAQNVIKNYSYRLLPDYASVFQQGAGEINEEVIFATQYTSDPTTNGVGNETHLYYVMEYDVQAGMKRDVTIGRPFRRFRPTTYMLETVFKDRVNDSRYQKSYRTVYYCNNPGTFTNLFDTSKPSVTFKLGDTAIYLPGYEMPLAQRAKKPYQVMVPSLYRPNLFPTLTKFLDPLRPDLQYQPGSRDFLMFRLAETHLIAAEALLKSGKAADALPFINAVRRRAAFPGKETAMQITANQLTMEFIMEERERELQGEMFRWFDLKRWGLLVERVKLYNPDAAANIRAGKHELRPIPQDQIDRTAGGVAAFPQNPGY